The nucleotide window CTGGAGAGCATCGTGTCGAACCTGCTGCTGCTGGGCATCACCGGCCTGTCTCTGGCCCTGACCAGCAAGCAGAGCCGCCGCCTGAACGGCTTCAGCTGGGGTCCGATCCTGGAGGTGGCGAAGCTGTTCGCCGCCATCTTCCTGACCATCATCCCGGCCATCGCCATCCTGAAGGCCGGCACCGACGGCGCGCTGGGCGCGATCATCTCGGCGGTGAACGAAGGCGGGACGCCGAACCCGGCCGCCTATTTCTGGGCGACCGGCCTGCTGTCCAGCTTCCTCGACAACGCGCCGACCTACCTGATCTTCTTCAACACGGCCGGGGGCGATGCGACGGTTCTGATGACCGACCTGTCGCTGACGCTGACCGCGATTTCCGCCGGCGCGGTGTTCATGGGCGCCAACAGCTACATCGGCAACGCCCCCAACTTCATGGTCAAGGCCATCGCCGAGGAGCGCGGCGTCGCCATGCCCAGCTTCTTCGGCTATATGGCCTGGTCCTTCGGCATCCTGGTGCCACTGCTGGGCCTGGCCACGCTGGTGTTCTTCCTCTGACGCGCGGCCATAGGTGGCGGGATCGCGCTGCCAGGACGTCAGGCAGCCCCGAAATCGGGGCTGTCGGCTGACCGCGTGCCGTCGTCCGCCCAGCCCTGGGCGCCGATCAGCGGCACGAAGGAAACGCGGTCCCGCTCCTCCCGCTCGAACTCGCTCTCACCACGGCGGACGACCTTCACCAGCCTCTGGTCACGGCGGGCGCCGACCGGGATCACCATCCGCCCGCCGATGGCGAGTTGGTCCATCAGGGCCTTCGGCACTTCCGGCCCGCCGGCCGACACCAGGATGACGTCGAAGGGCGCTTCCTCCGGCCAGCCCCGCGTCCCGTCGCCGGTGAGCACCGTCACGTCGCCGAAGCCCAGATCCTGCAGGTGGCGCCGTGCCGACTGGGCCAGACTGGGGTGCCGTTCGACCGCGAAGACGCGGCCCCGGCCCTGACGGGCGATGTGCCCCAGCAGCGCCGCGACATAGCCGGAACCCGCCCCAACCTCCAGCATCCTGTCGTTCGCGCCGACCTCCGCCGCCTCGATCATCGCGGCGACGACGCTGGGCTGCGAGATCGTCTGCTCCTCCCCGATGGGCAGGGGCGAGTCCTCATAGGCGAATTCCGCCAGTTCGGGCGCGACGAAATGCTCGCGCGGGACGGCGCGCATGGCGTCGAGGACGGATTCGGCGCGGATGCCGCGGCGGGCGATCTGGATGTCGACCATCCGCTGGCGCTGGCGATTGACGTTGGCCACGGCTTTCTCCCCGGGGCAGGAACAAGGCGGCCGATTGCCGGCGAACTGCCGCTCGATGGCCCAACAGGTGGGAGGCGGCGGCGTTCCATTCTCCGCACCGGTGCGAACCCGATAGGGCTCAACAAAAAAACGCCCGGAGGCCGATGCCGCCGGGCGCCAGGTCACAGTACGAAAGAGGTTCATCAGCGGTGATGATGCAATCGGGAGATCGATTGTGGAGGCACCCTCGCATGGACCGCAGGGGGCATCCCTTGACCTCGATCAAGCTTGAGCCAAAGAGTTGGGCATCAATCCCCCAGCGCCGGATTCGGCAGCGCGCCGTTCGGCGCGTTGTTCTCCGCCTCCTCCGTCTCCGGCCGGGGCACGCGGAACCAGGCGGCGTAGAGCGCCGGCAGGAAGAAGATCGTCAGCACGGTGGCGCCCGCCAGACCGCCCATGATGGCGACCGCCATCGGCCCCCAGAAGACGCTGTGCGTCAGCGGGATCATGGCGAGGATCGCCGCGGCTGCGGTCAGGGCGATGGGACGGGACCGGCGCACCGTCGCCTCCACGATGCTGTCCCAGCGCGACCGGCCGCCGCGGATGTCCTGCTCGATCTGGTCGACCAGGATGACCGAGTTGCGCATGATGATGCCGGCCAGCGCGATGACGCCCAGCATGGCGACGAAGCCGAAGGGCAGGTTGAACAGCAGGAGCGAGGCGGTGACGCCGATCAGCCCCAGCGGCGCCGTCAGCAGGACCATGAACACGCGCGAGAAGCTCTGCAGCTGCAGCATCAGCGTGGTCACCATGATCAGCAGCATCACCGGAATCATGGCGTTGATCGAGTCCTGGCCCTTGGCGCTTTCCTCGATGGCGCCGCCCATGGTGATGGCGTAGCCGTCGGGCAGGGTGGCGCGGAGCGCGTTCAGCTGCCCGTTCAGCTGGGTGCTGACCACCGGGGCCTGCAGCCCGCCGGTCACGTCGCCCTTGATGGTCATCGTCGTCTCGCGGCCCCGGCGCCACAGCACCGGTTCCTCCAATTCGTAGTGGACGCTGGCGACCTGGCTCAAGGGCACGGTGGTGCCGCGGCTGGTGCGGATGTTCAGCTCGCCCAGCCGCGACAGGTCCGCCCGCTCCTCCGGCGTGGTGCGCAGCAGGACACCGATCAGTTCGGTGCCCTCGCGGTACTGGGTGACCGGCATCCCGTTCAGCAGCAGTTGCAGGGCGTTGGACAAATCCTGCTTCGACACGCCCAGCGCACGCGCCTTGGCGGTGTCCACCTCCAGCCGGACGCGCTTGGACAGCTCGTCCCAGTCCAGATGGACGTTGGCGGTGTTGGGGTGGGCGCGCATGGCGTCGCGCACCTGATAGGCGATCTTGCGGATGGTCGCCGGGTCGTCGCCGGTGACGCGGAACTGCACCGGATAGCCGACCGGCGGGCCGTTCTCCAGCCGGCTGATGCGGACGCGGGCGGCCGGGAAGTCTGATTCCAGCGTCGGCTCCAGCCGCCGCATGAAGTGCTCGCGTTCCTCCAGCCCCTTGGTCATCACCATGAACTGGGCGAAATTGGCGGCCTCCAACTGCTGGTCGAGCGGCAGGTAGAAGCGCGGGGAGCCGCCGCCGGTGTAGGCGACCCAGTAATCGACGTCCGGGTCCTGGGCCAGCACCGCCTCCATCCGCTTCACCTCGGCGGCCGTCGCCTCGAAGGAGGAGCCTTCGGCAAGGCGGATGTCGATCAGCAGTTCCGGCCGGCTGGCGGAGGGGAAGAACTGCTGCTGCACATGACCGAAGCCGACCAGCGCCGCGGTGAAGGCCGCCGCCGTCACGCCGATGGTCAGCCAGCGCGCGCGGACGCAGGACTCGATCATCCGGCGCAGGATGCGGTAGCCGCGGGTGTTATAGATGTCCAGCTCGTGCCCGTCCGGCACCATATGCTTGGGCTTGGGCAGCAGGAGCCAGCCGAGATAGGGGGTGAAGATCACCGCCACCACCCAGGACAGCATCAGCGACAACGCCACCACCCAGAAGATCGAGTTGGTGTATTCGCCGGCCGCCGACGCCGCGAAGCCGACCGGGACGAAGCCGGCGGCGGTGACGATGGTGCCGCTCAGCATCGGGAAGGCGGTGGAGGTGTAGGCGAAGGCGCCGGCCTTCAGCCGGTCCCATCCCTGTTCCATCTTCACCACCATCATCTCAACCGCGATGATGGCGTCGTCCACCAGCAGGCCCAGCGCGATGATGAGCGCGCCCAGCGAGATGCGCTGCAGGTCGATGTGCAGGATCTGCATCGCCACCAGCGTCATCGCCAGCACCAGCGGCACGGCCAGCGCCACGACGATGCCGGTGCGCCAGCCCAGGCTGACGAGGCTGACCAGGATGACGATGCCGAGCGCCTCCGCCAGCGACCTCATGAACTCGCCGACCGAGTTCTCGACCACCGTCGGCTGGTCGGCGATCTGCGCCACCTCCAGCCCGACCGGAAGCTCGGCCTTGATCTTCTCCATCGCGGCGTCGAGCTGCTCGCCCAGCGTCAGGACGTTGCCGCCCTTCGCCATGACGACGCCGAGCCCGATGGCGTCGCGGCCGTTGTAGCGCAGGGTGTAGCGGCGCGGTTCGACATAGCCGCGCTTGACCTCCGCCACGTCGCCGATGGTCAGCAGCCGCCCGCCGCTCTCCACCGGGATGGCGCGCACCGCCGCGGCGGTGTCGAGGCCGAGGTCGAGGCGGACATAGACCCGCTGCGATCCGGTATCGACATCGCCGGACGCGGCGATGGCATTCTCGCGCTGCAACGCCTGGATCACCGACTCCACCGGCAGGCCGAAGCTGGCGAGCCGCTGGCTGGAGATCTCGACATAGACGCGTTCCTCCTGCGGGGCGATCAGGTCGATCTTCTCGACGCCGGGCAGTTTCAGCAGGCGGGCACGCGCCTGCTCCGCCACCTTCTTCAGCTGGGCCGGGGTGAAATCCTCGCCCATGAAGCCGTAGATGGCGGAATAGACGTCACCGAACTCATCGTTGAAAAAGGGACCGACCACACCGTCGGGCAGCGTATAGGCGATGTCCCCGATCTTCTTGCGCACCTGATACCACAGGTCGGCCACCAGTTTCGGCGGGGTGTAGTCCTTCAGCTGGACGAAGACCACCGACTCGCCCGGCTTGGAATAGCTGCGGGAGACGTCGTAATAGGGCACCTCCTCCAGCTTCTTCTCGATGCGGTCGGTGACGAACTGCTCCACCTCGCGCGCGGTGGCGCCGGGCCATTGGGTACGCACCACCATCACCTTGAAGGTGAAGGACGGATCCTCCACCCGGCCGAGATTCACATAGGCGAGCGCGCCGGCCAGCACGCTGGCGAGCATCATGAACAGCACGAGCGTGCGGTGCGCCAGCGCCCAGGCCGACAGGTTCATGCGGGAGTGGTTCATCGCGCCGGCTCCGTCCAGACGCGGACCTTCTGCCCGGCATCGAGCTTGTGGACGCCGGCGGTGACGACACGCTCGCCGTCCTTCAGCCCGCCGCCGATCAGCGCGAGATCGCCGGCATAGGCGGCGACGGTGACGGGGCGCAGTTCCAGCCGGTCATCCGGCGCGGACAGCACCCAGACCGCCGGCTTCTGCTCGTGCTGGGTCAGCGCGCTCAAGGGCAGGCGGGCGACCGGCGCCCCATGATCGGATGCGGCGATGACGGTCGCGGTCATGCCGAGCTGGACCGTCGGCGGCGGATCGACCAGCGCGATCTTCGCCTGGAAGGTGCGGGTGCCGGCATCGGCGCTGGGCGAGACCTCGCGCAAGCTGCCGGCAATGCTCCGGCCGGGATGGGACCAAAGCTCCACAGACAGTTGCTGGCTGGGCAGGGCGCCCACCTGCTGTTCGGGGATGTTGGCGACCGCCTCAAGCGCCCCCAGCCGGGCCACGCGCAGGGCGGTCTGGCCGGATGCCACGACCTGTCCCGGCTCGATCAGCGTCGCGGTGACGATGCCGGCCTCGTCCGCCGCCAGCGTCGCATATTGGGCGGAGTTGTTGAGGACGCGGAGCTGCGCCTCCACCTCCCGCACCTTCGAATCGGCCTTGTCGAGGGCCGTCTTGCGGCGGTCGTATTCCTGGCGGGTCGTCCATTCGCCCTGTCGCAGGCTGGCGTAGCGCTGGAAATCGCTGCGCGCGTTGGCCGCGTCGGCCTGGGCGGCGGCAAGCTGCGCCTGCGCGGCGCGGATCTGCAACTCCAGGTCCGTGGGGTCGAGACGGGCGAGCGGCATGCCGGGTTCGATTCGGGTGCCGACCTCCACCAGCCGGGCCGTCACCTTGCCGCCGACGCGGAACCCGACATCCGCCTCCACCCGCGGGCGGATCACCGCCGGATAGCGCACGCTGTCGACCAGCGGTTCCAGCGCGACCGTGGCGACGCGGACCGGCCGCACCTCGGCCTCCGCGGGGGCGGACGCCGAATGCGTCTCGTTGCAGCCGGTTAGCAGGCCCGCCACCGCCAGCATCGCGGCGGTCGCCGTCACTGTGGACGCAAACCGTCTTTCGCGGAATTGGGCCATACCACGTCTCCACACTGGACTGGACTGTATCGTACTGCTACCGTCCTACTCCGGCCTCCGGGCAACGTCAAGAGTGAACGGTACAGTTCAGTGCAGTCATTGGAGCAGAAACAACCGACCGCGCCCGCTGCCCATGACGCGAAGGCGGAGCAGATCCTCGCCGCCGCGCGCGAGGTGTTCCTTGAACTCGGCTACGCCGCGACCTCGATGGATCAGGTGGCCCAGCAGGCGCGCGTGTCCAAGACCACGCTCTACACCCGCTTCCCGTCGAAGGAGGAGCTGTACACGGCGGTGATCTCCGCCGAATGCGAACGGCGCGGCCTGCGCTTCGCAGCGGAGATGTTCGACGGCCTGCCGCTGCGCGAAATCCTGGTCCAGGTCGGCCGCCGCTTCGTCGATCTGGTCTGGTCGGAGGCGGCGATCCGTGTCCACCAGTCGGTGGCGGGGGAGGCCACGCGGATGCCGCTGGCGGCACAGCTGTATTTCCAGGCCGGGCCGGAGCAGGGCATCGCCAGTTTCGTCGCTCTGTTCACCCGCCTGGCCGAGCGCGGCGTGATCGCGACCGACGATCCAGCCTTCGTCGCCCGGCAGTTCCTGGCGGTCCTTCAGGGCGGCTCATACTGCCAACTGGTGCTTGGCCTCTGCCCCCGGCCGACGGAGGAGGAGCGTTACGCCTTCGTCGACAAGGCGATCGACCTGTTCCTGCACGGCGTGGCACCTGCTACACGATAGCCGGCCCCGATTTTCGCCGCCTCGATTTTTCTGCGATGGAATGCCTGTCCATGTCCGCCTGCCCCTGCGGTTCCGGCCGCGACTTCGACCTTTGCTGCTGCCCGATCCTGGCCGGGGAGCCCGCCCCCAGCGCCGAGGCGCTGATGCGGTCCCGCTACACGGCCTTC belongs to Azospirillum ramasamyi and includes:
- a CDS encoding protein-L-isoaspartate(D-aspartate) O-methyltransferase yields the protein MANVNRQRQRMVDIQIARRGIRAESVLDAMRAVPREHFVAPELAEFAYEDSPLPIGEEQTISQPSVVAAMIEAAEVGANDRMLEVGAGSGYVAALLGHIARQGRGRVFAVERHPSLAQSARRHLQDLGFGDVTVLTGDGTRGWPEEAPFDVILVSAGGPEVPKALMDQLAIGGRMVIPVGARRDQRLVKVVRRGESEFEREERDRVSFVPLIGAQGWADDGTRSADSPDFGAA
- a CDS encoding efflux RND transporter permease subunit, translating into MNHSRMNLSAWALAHRTLVLFMMLASVLAGALAYVNLGRVEDPSFTFKVMVVRTQWPGATAREVEQFVTDRIEKKLEEVPYYDVSRSYSKPGESVVFVQLKDYTPPKLVADLWYQVRKKIGDIAYTLPDGVVGPFFNDEFGDVYSAIYGFMGEDFTPAQLKKVAEQARARLLKLPGVEKIDLIAPQEERVYVEISSQRLASFGLPVESVIQALQRENAIAASGDVDTGSQRVYVRLDLGLDTAAAVRAIPVESGGRLLTIGDVAEVKRGYVEPRRYTLRYNGRDAIGLGVVMAKGGNVLTLGEQLDAAMEKIKAELPVGLEVAQIADQPTVVENSVGEFMRSLAEALGIVILVSLVSLGWRTGIVVALAVPLVLAMTLVAMQILHIDLQRISLGALIIALGLLVDDAIIAVEMMVVKMEQGWDRLKAGAFAYTSTAFPMLSGTIVTAAGFVPVGFAASAAGEYTNSIFWVVALSLMLSWVVAVIFTPYLGWLLLPKPKHMVPDGHELDIYNTRGYRILRRMIESCVRARWLTIGVTAAAFTAALVGFGHVQQQFFPSASRPELLIDIRLAEGSSFEATAAEVKRMEAVLAQDPDVDYWVAYTGGGSPRFYLPLDQQLEAANFAQFMVMTKGLEEREHFMRRLEPTLESDFPAARVRISRLENGPPVGYPVQFRVTGDDPATIRKIAYQVRDAMRAHPNTANVHLDWDELSKRVRLEVDTAKARALGVSKQDLSNALQLLLNGMPVTQYREGTELIGVLLRTTPEERADLSRLGELNIRTSRGTTVPLSQVASVHYELEEPVLWRRGRETTMTIKGDVTGGLQAPVVSTQLNGQLNALRATLPDGYAITMGGAIEESAKGQDSINAMIPVMLLIMVTTLMLQLQSFSRVFMVLLTAPLGLIGVTASLLLFNLPFGFVAMLGVIALAGIIMRNSVILVDQIEQDIRGGRSRWDSIVEATVRRSRPIALTAAAAILAMIPLTHSVFWGPMAVAIMGGLAGATVLTIFFLPALYAAWFRVPRPETEEAENNAPNGALPNPALGD
- a CDS encoding efflux RND transporter periplasmic adaptor subunit codes for the protein MTATAAMLAVAGLLTGCNETHSASAPAEAEVRPVRVATVALEPLVDSVRYPAVIRPRVEADVGFRVGGKVTARLVEVGTRIEPGMPLARLDPTDLELQIRAAQAQLAAAQADAANARSDFQRYASLRQGEWTTRQEYDRRKTALDKADSKVREVEAQLRVLNNSAQYATLAADEAGIVTATLIEPGQVVASGQTALRVARLGALEAVANIPEQQVGALPSQQLSVELWSHPGRSIAGSLREVSPSADAGTRTFQAKIALVDPPPTVQLGMTATVIAASDHGAPVARLPLSALTQHEQKPAVWVLSAPDDRLELRPVTVAAYAGDLALIGGGLKDGERVVTAGVHKLDAGQKVRVWTEPAR
- a CDS encoding TetR/AcrR family transcriptional regulator, whose amino-acid sequence is MQSLEQKQPTAPAAHDAKAEQILAAAREVFLELGYAATSMDQVAQQARVSKTTLYTRFPSKEELYTAVISAECERRGLRFAAEMFDGLPLREILVQVGRRFVDLVWSEAAIRVHQSVAGEATRMPLAAQLYFQAGPEQGIASFVALFTRLAERGVIATDDPAFVARQFLAVLQGGSYCQLVLGLCPRPTEEERYAFVDKAIDLFLHGVAPATR